A stretch of Gemmatimonas aurantiaca T-27 DNA encodes these proteins:
- a CDS encoding LytR/AlgR family response regulator transcription factor, which translates to MSVNARIRVLLVDDEEFNRLRLRDLLDAESDVDIVGEAADGVEAVEQIRALRPDLVFLDIRMPGLSGLDVVRQVGVDLMPATVFVTAYDQHAVEAFRLAALDFLVKPFDDERFAQTLQRARKLVVMNDLATMRARLLEVLAPSPVSAVVEGAAPDTTGAITGPGPGSGPGTGHGSGGGYLERIAVEAQGTIKPVAVADIDYILASGPYAELVVAGRRHLVRESMQSLEDRLDPRRFLRIHRSVIVRLDRVEGLKRGAGGDGEVLLKGGGRLRVSRTRREALERWLGIVA; encoded by the coding sequence ATGAGCGTCAACGCGCGGATACGGGTGTTGCTGGTCGACGACGAGGAGTTCAATCGCCTGCGTCTGCGTGACCTGCTGGACGCCGAGTCCGACGTGGATATCGTGGGCGAAGCGGCTGACGGGGTGGAGGCGGTGGAGCAGATCCGTGCCCTGCGCCCCGATCTCGTCTTCCTTGATATCCGGATGCCCGGGCTCTCAGGTCTCGACGTGGTGCGTCAGGTGGGGGTCGACCTGATGCCGGCCACGGTGTTTGTGACGGCGTATGACCAGCACGCGGTGGAGGCGTTCCGGTTGGCGGCGCTCGACTTTCTGGTCAAGCCATTCGACGACGAGCGCTTTGCGCAGACCCTGCAACGGGCGCGGAAGCTGGTGGTCATGAATGATCTGGCCACGATGCGGGCTCGGCTTTTGGAAGTGCTGGCGCCGTCGCCGGTGAGTGCGGTGGTCGAGGGGGCAGCGCCTGACACGACCGGAGCCATCACCGGCCCTGGTCCCGGCTCCGGTCCCGGCACCGGCCATGGCAGTGGTGGTGGCTATCTCGAGCGCATCGCGGTGGAGGCGCAGGGGACCATCAAACCAGTGGCGGTGGCCGACATCGACTACATCCTGGCCAGCGGTCCGTATGCGGAGCTGGTGGTGGCGGGTCGGCGGCATCTGGTCCGGGAGTCGATGCAATCGCTGGAGGATCGGTTGGACCCGCGGCGTTTTCTTCGCATCCATCGCTCGGTGATCGTGCGTCTGGACCGGGTGGAGGGGCTCAAGCGCGGGGCCGGTGGTGATGGCGAGGTGCTGCTCAAGGGGGGCGGGCGCCTGCGTGTCAGCCGTACTCGGCGGGAGGCGCTGGAGCGCTGGCTGGGGATCGTGGCCTGA
- the nusG gene encoding transcription termination/antitermination protein NusG: MTVSMLEHRWYAIQTTSGHENKVQRLIQRKIDMDPAQPEDRLIRQALVPTQQVVEIKNGKKVTVERKIFPGYVLVEMVASQDTLHEINAIQGVIKFVGKDKDPMPLRDDEVRRLLGQADPADETPVREEIPFLVGQAVAITEGPFADFNGTVEEILPDKGKVRVSVSLFGRPTSVELDYLQLRGY; the protein is encoded by the coding sequence ATGACCGTGTCGATGCTCGAGCACCGGTGGTACGCAATCCAGACGACGTCAGGCCATGAGAACAAGGTGCAGCGGCTGATCCAGCGGAAGATCGACATGGATCCTGCGCAGCCTGAAGATCGTCTCATCCGCCAGGCACTCGTGCCGACGCAGCAAGTCGTGGAGATCAAGAACGGCAAGAAGGTCACCGTCGAGCGCAAGATTTTCCCCGGCTACGTGCTGGTGGAGATGGTGGCCAGTCAGGATACCCTGCACGAGATCAACGCCATTCAGGGCGTGATCAAGTTCGTGGGGAAGGACAAGGATCCGATGCCGCTGCGCGACGACGAAGTGCGTCGGTTGCTGGGGCAGGCGGATCCGGCCGATGAAACACCGGTGCGTGAGGAGATTCCGTTCCTCGTGGGGCAGGCGGTGGCAATCACCGAAGGCCCGTTCGCCGATTTCAACGGCACCGTCGAGGAGATTCTCCCCGACAAGGGCAAGGTACGGGTGTCGGTCAGCTTGTTTGGTCGACCCACGTCCGTGGAACTGGATTACCTCCAGTTGCGCGGATACTAG
- the rpmG gene encoding 50S ribosomal protein L33: MPREKIILGCTECKNRNYFTMKNKRLHPERVEWKKYCPRCNKHQTHKETK, encoded by the coding sequence ATGCCGCGCGAGAAGATCATCCTCGGTTGCACCGAGTGCAAGAACCGCAATTATTTCACGATGAAGAACAAGCGTCTTCATCCTGAGCGCGTGGAGTGGAAGAAGTACTGCCCACGCTGCAACAAGCATCAGACGCACAAGGAAACCAAGTAG
- the rplJ gene encoding 50S ribosomal protein L10, which yields MKGKPKAKQSDKQILVDSLKTQLGDAQAVYYTDFTGLNVKRMTELRRRLRKAGVEYVVIKNTLALRAVNESGLVSQRLKGPTGVVVAKDGITAAKVLSDFAKENDQRPAVKGGIYEGNAVDEAMVKKLAALPNREDALSIFAGYLNSIPMMFALALDARKTQLEGSN from the coding sequence ATGAAAGGCAAGCCCAAGGCCAAGCAGAGCGACAAGCAGATCCTGGTAGATAGCCTCAAGACGCAGTTGGGTGATGCGCAGGCCGTCTACTACACCGACTTCACGGGATTGAACGTGAAGCGCATGACGGAGCTGCGTCGCCGCCTGCGGAAGGCCGGTGTCGAGTACGTCGTGATCAAGAACACGCTGGCGCTCCGTGCCGTCAACGAGAGCGGTCTGGTGTCCCAGCGTCTGAAGGGTCCGACGGGGGTGGTGGTTGCAAAGGATGGCATCACGGCGGCCAAGGTTCTCTCCGACTTCGCGAAGGAGAACGACCAGCGGCCTGCGGTGAAGGGTGGGATCTACGAAGGCAATGCGGTGGACGAAGCGATGGTCAAGAAGTTGGCCGCGCTCCCGAACCGTGAGGACGCCCTGTCGATCTTCGCCGGCTACCTCAACAGCATCCCGATGATGTTCGCCCTCGCCCTCGACGCCCGTAAGACGCAGCTCGAAGGCTCCAACTGA
- the rplK gene encoding 50S ribosomal protein L11, protein MAKKVTGFVKLQIPAGKANPAPPVGTALGPQGINIMGFCKEFNARTQGGDMIIPVEVTIYADKSFTFILKTPPAAELIKKELGVERGSGQPNKVKVGTITRAQLEKIATTKMPDLNCESMESAVAMIAGAARSMGITVKD, encoded by the coding sequence ATGGCCAAGAAGGTCACTGGATTCGTCAAGCTGCAGATTCCTGCAGGCAAGGCGAACCCGGCGCCCCCAGTAGGTACGGCCCTCGGACCCCAGGGTATCAATATCATGGGGTTCTGCAAGGAGTTTAACGCTCGCACGCAGGGCGGGGATATGATCATCCCCGTCGAGGTCACGATCTATGCAGACAAGTCATTCACCTTCATTCTCAAGACGCCGCCCGCGGCGGAATTGATCAAGAAGGAGCTTGGCGTGGAGCGGGGCTCGGGTCAGCCGAACAAGGTAAAGGTGGGCACCATCACGCGGGCGCAGTTGGAGAAGATTGCGACCACGAAGATGCCCGACCTCAACTGTGAGTCGATGGAGAGCGCAGTGGCGATGATCGCCGGTGCCGCACGCTCGATGGGCATCACGGTGAAGGATTGA
- the secE gene encoding preprotein translocase subunit SecE, producing MNAPVEVTRPGAGTRLVTFYHEVIAEMKKVTWPDRPQLQQATIQIIIFVLVLGAVIGLVDVALQALLVRLPSMLLGN from the coding sequence ATGAATGCTCCCGTCGAGGTAACCCGTCCGGGAGCCGGCACGCGGCTGGTCACGTTCTATCATGAAGTGATCGCCGAGATGAAGAAGGTCACCTGGCCGGATCGCCCGCAACTGCAGCAGGCGACCATTCAGATCATCATCTTCGTGCTGGTCCTTGGTGCTGTGATCGGGCTGGTGGACGTGGCGTTGCAGGCGCTGTTGGTGCGTCTGCCGAGCATGCTCCTCGGCAATTGA
- the rplA gene encoding 50S ribosomal protein L1 translates to MKTNGKKFRAASEQRVLGKSYEAKQAIALVKQMAFAKFDETVEIAIRLGVDPRHADQVVRGTVVLPAGTGKTMRVLVIATGAKVQEAQEAGADFVGTEFLQKIKDGWLDFDVMIATPDQMGQIGQLGRVLGPRGLMPNPKAGTVTFDVSKAVRESKGGKIEFRVDKGGNVHAPIGKVSFAPDQLETNFSALMDTIVRAKPAAAKGLYIRNVAISSSMGPGVTIDTTPFR, encoded by the coding sequence ATGAAGACCAACGGGAAGAAGTTCCGCGCGGCGAGTGAGCAGCGCGTACTCGGGAAGTCGTACGAGGCCAAGCAGGCGATTGCCCTGGTGAAGCAGATGGCGTTTGCGAAGTTCGATGAGACCGTCGAAATCGCCATCCGTCTCGGCGTCGATCCGCGTCATGCCGACCAGGTCGTGCGTGGCACGGTGGTGCTTCCGGCCGGTACCGGCAAGACGATGCGTGTGCTCGTCATCGCCACGGGTGCCAAGGTGCAGGAAGCGCAGGAAGCCGGTGCCGATTTCGTGGGAACCGAGTTTCTCCAGAAGATCAAGGATGGCTGGCTCGATTTCGACGTCATGATCGCCACGCCGGACCAGATGGGACAGATCGGCCAGTTGGGTCGTGTCCTCGGTCCGCGCGGTCTCATGCCGAATCCGAAGGCGGGCACGGTGACCTTTGATGTGAGCAAGGCGGTGCGCGAGTCGAAGGGCGGCAAGATCGAATTCCGCGTCGACAAGGGCGGCAATGTGCATGCCCCGATCGGCAAGGTGTCGTTTGCGCCGGACCAGCTCGAGACCAACTTCTCCGCACTGATGGACACCATCGTGCGCGCGAAGCCGGCCGCCGCAAAGGGCCTCTACATCCGCAACGTCGCGATCTCGAGCTCCATGGGTCCTGGCGTCACCATCGACACCACGCCGTTCCGGTAA
- the rplL gene encoding 50S ribosomal protein L7/L12, translating into MANTTLSKDEILDAIGAMSVIELSELIEAFKTKFNVTIAAVAAGGGGAAAPAAAAEEQTEFTVILKEAGAKKIQVIKVVRELTGLGLKEAKDLVDGAPKALKENVSKDEAAQIKAKLEAEGAGVEIK; encoded by the coding sequence ATGGCTAACACGACCCTGAGCAAGGACGAGATCCTCGACGCGATCGGCGCCATGAGCGTCATCGAGCTGTCCGAGCTCATTGAAGCGTTCAAGACGAAGTTCAACGTCACCATCGCGGCCGTCGCCGCGGGCGGCGGCGGTGCAGCAGCCCCGGCTGCGGCCGCGGAAGAGCAGACCGAGTTCACCGTCATCCTCAAGGAAGCCGGCGCCAAGAAGATCCAGGTCATCAAGGTGGTGCGCGAGCTCACCGGCCTGGGCCTCAAGGAAGCCAAGGACCTCGTCGATGGCGCCCCGAAGGCGCTGAAGGAAAACGTGTCGAAGGACGAAGCCGCGCAGATCAAGGCCAAGCTCGAGGCTGAAGGCGCCGGCGTCGAAATCAAGTAA
- the rpoB gene encoding DNA-directed RNA polymerase subunit beta, with protein MNQISFAKLETGMDMPHLLDIQTRAFESLLQLDAASQEREDVGLERVFKDLFPITDVHENFSLEFVRYSLGEPKYTVAECIERDMTYSAPLKATLQLVIFEDTGDGKRPRNIIEKEVYLGELPLLTELGTFVINGAERVIVSQLHRSPGVVFEESTHPNGQRLLSSRIIPFRGSWVEFTVDIHDVIYVHIDKKKKFPATALLRAFGYGENRDILRLFFAERDLDLTKKRETRNDQREVLGAIIAEDITLEGEVTAADAPKPKTKKAKAERERSEAELLVREGDELTEEVLNRLVRQGIKTVKMFASYTQIDLRDEQDAIDRGEREVRRMLARDVIDQDTGEVVAEKDTTLTDAVIKRIRKADIVKVFVFVASGRAESTLIKNTLAKDPTKAEEEALKQIYALLRPGDAPNRETAKQALERLFFSPKRYDLGRVGRYKINQRLRLNTPMRTTVLTKEDFVEIMRQLVELHEGRGDVDDIDQLGNRRIRSVGELIANQFSVGLSRMARLVKERMSINTDPEKISLDDLVNARTVSAVIQAFFGSSQLSQFMDQTNPLAELTHKRRLSALGPGGLTRERAGFEVRDVHYSQYGRMCPIETPEGPNIGLITSLACFAQVNDLGFIETPYRIVKEGRVTGEIVWLDANREEDAIIAQANSKLNPDGTFVDDLVLSRKRGDLPLEPPMNIDYMDVAPEQLVSIAAALIPFLEHDDANRALMGSNMQRQAVPLLNPATPFVGTGLEATVAVDSGAVIIARRPGVVTNVTADEIIIDAGLNQEAVDDGRPLTRLGQLDRYRLKKYWRTNQDTAINQRPLVRMGQTVAKGEVLADGAATEMGQLALGRNVTVAFMPWYGHNFEDAIVLSERLVKFDVFSSIHIQELELHVRDTKRGQEEITREIPNVAEESLVDLDERGIVRIGAAVKAGDILVGKITPKGETELSPEEKLLTAIFGEKAKDVKDSSLKVSPGMEGVVIDVKIFSRVEDQVVEKDRGERIGEVRRLEGEEKIRVNEVRDAELSRLLEGETVALALKAGTVEEAIGAGTTLTREILDGLRFATLDLKTFRVENKKANDRVRDILDAAAEEKARIEERAEDRIDRILQPDELPPGVIQLVKVYLAEKRKISVGDKMAGRHGNKGIVARIVPEEDMPFLPNGRPVDIVLNPLGVPSRMNVGQILETHLGWAAKLLNFYAKTPVFEGANEREIGLLMKLAGLRWARETLMLGGPASDTTTAEVKALLSDIKPDRRLPDKVELLGDANLNDLGGKAMSPETKALFTRVREFATQSARAIADRELDAVRAAISIHRGEASEVPEGAPAALEVLEGFAALSSTETLQRIGQPALAAMLVGGKDADVDAAASELIRLAGLTPTGKVRLRDGRTGETFTAPVTVGEIYMLKLSHLVDDKIHARSIGPYSLVTQQPLAGKAQFGGQRFGEMEVWALEAYGAAHTLQEILTVKSDDVNGRSRVYEAIVKGQNLPEPGIPESFNVLVKELQALGIKVTLGATDGTGVELVDAGGSVAGNGGEE; from the coding sequence ATGAACCAGATCTCGTTCGCGAAGCTCGAGACGGGCATGGATATGCCCCACCTGCTGGACATCCAGACGCGCGCTTTCGAGTCGCTGCTGCAGCTGGATGCCGCCTCGCAGGAGCGCGAGGACGTCGGCCTCGAGCGCGTTTTCAAGGACCTGTTCCCGATCACGGATGTCCACGAGAATTTCTCGCTGGAATTCGTTCGGTACAGCCTCGGTGAGCCGAAGTACACGGTCGCGGAGTGCATTGAGCGCGACATGACGTACTCGGCCCCCCTCAAGGCCACCCTGCAATTGGTCATCTTCGAGGATACCGGCGACGGCAAGCGTCCCCGGAACATCATCGAAAAGGAAGTCTATCTCGGCGAACTGCCGCTCCTCACCGAGCTCGGCACCTTCGTCATCAATGGCGCCGAACGCGTCATTGTCTCTCAGTTGCACCGTTCGCCCGGTGTCGTGTTCGAAGAGAGCACACACCCCAACGGCCAGCGCCTGCTCTCGTCACGGATCATTCCGTTCCGAGGCTCGTGGGTGGAGTTCACCGTGGACATCCACGATGTGATCTACGTCCACATCGACAAGAAGAAGAAATTCCCCGCCACCGCGCTGCTGCGTGCGTTTGGCTACGGGGAAAATCGCGATATCCTGCGCCTCTTCTTCGCCGAACGCGATCTCGACCTCACCAAGAAGCGCGAGACCCGCAACGATCAGCGCGAAGTCCTCGGCGCCATCATCGCCGAAGACATCACGCTCGAAGGCGAGGTGACGGCTGCGGATGCGCCCAAGCCCAAGACCAAGAAGGCCAAGGCCGAACGCGAACGCTCGGAAGCCGAGCTGCTCGTCCGGGAAGGCGACGAACTCACCGAAGAAGTGCTCAACCGCCTCGTGCGGCAGGGCATCAAGACGGTCAAGATGTTCGCCTCCTACACGCAGATCGATCTGCGCGACGAACAGGACGCGATCGACCGTGGCGAGCGTGAAGTGCGCCGCATGCTGGCGCGCGATGTCATCGATCAGGATACCGGCGAAGTGGTGGCGGAAAAGGACACCACGCTCACCGATGCCGTGATCAAGCGCATCCGCAAGGCCGACATCGTCAAGGTGTTCGTCTTCGTGGCATCAGGCCGCGCCGAATCGACGCTCATCAAGAACACCCTGGCCAAGGACCCCACCAAGGCGGAAGAGGAAGCGCTCAAGCAGATCTATGCGCTGCTCCGTCCGGGTGATGCCCCGAACCGTGAAACCGCGAAGCAGGCGCTCGAGCGTCTGTTCTTCTCGCCGAAGCGATATGACCTCGGCCGCGTCGGCCGGTACAAGATCAACCAGCGTCTGCGCCTCAACACGCCGATGCGGACCACGGTGCTCACGAAGGAAGACTTCGTGGAAATCATGCGTCAGCTCGTCGAATTGCATGAAGGCCGCGGCGATGTGGATGACATCGATCAACTGGGCAACCGTCGTATCCGCTCGGTCGGTGAACTGATCGCGAACCAGTTCTCCGTGGGCCTCTCGCGCATGGCGCGTCTGGTCAAGGAGCGCATGTCGATCAACACCGATCCGGAGAAGATCAGCCTCGACGATCTCGTCAACGCCCGCACGGTGTCGGCGGTCATTCAGGCCTTCTTCGGATCGTCGCAGCTCTCGCAGTTCATGGACCAGACCAACCCGCTCGCCGAACTGACGCACAAGCGTCGTCTGTCGGCGCTCGGACCGGGCGGTCTGACTCGTGAGCGCGCCGGCTTCGAAGTGCGAGACGTGCACTACTCGCAGTACGGCCGCATGTGCCCCATCGAAACGCCGGAAGGTCCGAACATCGGCCTGATCACGTCGCTCGCCTGCTTCGCGCAGGTGAACGACCTCGGCTTCATCGAGACGCCGTACCGTATCGTGAAGGAAGGTCGTGTCACGGGTGAGATCGTGTGGCTCGATGCGAATCGCGAAGAAGATGCGATCATCGCGCAGGCCAACTCGAAGCTCAATCCGGACGGTACGTTCGTCGATGATCTCGTGTTGTCGCGGAAGCGCGGAGATCTTCCGCTCGAGCCGCCGATGAACATCGACTACATGGACGTGGCGCCGGAGCAGCTCGTCTCCATCGCTGCCGCGCTCATTCCGTTCCTCGAGCACGATGACGCCAATCGCGCGCTCATGGGCTCGAACATGCAGCGCCAGGCGGTGCCACTGCTCAACCCGGCCACGCCGTTTGTCGGTACCGGACTCGAAGCCACCGTGGCGGTGGACTCGGGCGCGGTGATCATCGCGCGCCGTCCGGGTGTGGTGACGAATGTGACGGCCGATGAGATCATCATCGACGCCGGCCTGAACCAGGAAGCGGTGGACGATGGTCGTCCGCTCACGCGCTTGGGTCAGCTCGATCGGTACCGCCTCAAGAAGTACTGGCGCACCAACCAGGACACCGCGATCAATCAGCGGCCCCTGGTGCGCATGGGCCAGACGGTCGCCAAGGGTGAAGTGCTCGCCGATGGTGCAGCCACCGAAATGGGGCAGCTTGCACTCGGCCGCAACGTCACCGTGGCGTTCATGCCGTGGTACGGCCACAACTTCGAAGACGCCATCGTGCTCTCCGAACGCCTGGTGAAGTTCGACGTGTTCTCGTCGATCCACATCCAGGAGCTCGAACTGCATGTGCGCGACACGAAGCGTGGTCAGGAAGAAATCACGCGCGAAATTCCGAACGTCGCCGAAGAGTCGCTGGTCGACCTCGACGAGCGTGGCATCGTGCGGATCGGCGCGGCGGTGAAGGCCGGTGACATCCTCGTCGGCAAGATCACGCCGAAGGGTGAGACCGAGCTGTCGCCGGAAGAGAAGCTGTTGACGGCCATCTTCGGTGAGAAGGCGAAGGACGTGAAGGACTCGTCCCTCAAGGTCTCCCCGGGTATGGAAGGTGTCGTCATCGACGTGAAGATCTTCTCCCGTGTGGAAGACCAGGTCGTCGAAAAGGATCGTGGTGAGCGCATCGGTGAAGTGCGCCGCCTCGAAGGCGAAGAGAAGATCCGCGTGAACGAAGTGCGCGATGCCGAACTGTCACGCCTGTTGGAAGGCGAGACGGTGGCGCTGGCACTGAAGGCGGGCACGGTGGAAGAGGCGATTGGCGCGGGCACAACGCTCACGCGCGAGATCCTCGACGGCTTGCGCTTCGCCACGCTCGACCTCAAGACGTTCCGCGTCGAAAACAAGAAGGCGAACGATCGCGTGCGTGATATCCTCGATGCTGCGGCCGAAGAAAAGGCCCGCATCGAAGAGCGCGCGGAAGATCGCATCGACCGCATTCTGCAGCCCGACGAATTGCCGCCGGGCGTGATTCAGTTGGTGAAGGTGTACCTGGCGGAGAAGCGCAAGATTTCCGTCGGTGACAAGATGGCCGGCCGACACGGCAACAAGGGTATCGTGGCCCGCATCGTCCCCGAAGAAGACATGCCGTTCCTTCCGAACGGTCGTCCGGTGGACATCGTGCTCAACCCGCTGGGCGTGCCGTCGCGTATGAACGTGGGGCAGATCCTCGAAACCCACCTTGGGTGGGCCGCGAAGCTGCTCAACTTCTACGCGAAGACGCCGGTGTTCGAAGGGGCGAACGAGCGCGAAATCGGCCTGCTCATGAAGCTGGCAGGTCTGCGCTGGGCGCGCGAAACACTGATGTTGGGTGGCCCGGCGTCGGATACGACGACGGCTGAAGTGAAGGCGTTGCTGTCCGACATCAAGCCGGATCGCCGTCTCCCCGACAAGGTCGAGCTGCTGGGCGATGCCAACCTGAACGATCTGGGTGGCAAGGCCATGTCTCCGGAAACGAAGGCCCTGTTCACGCGTGTGCGCGAATTCGCGACGCAGAGTGCACGGGCCATCGCCGACCGGGAACTCGATGCCGTGCGTGCGGCGATCTCCATTCATCGTGGAGAGGCCAGCGAAGTGCCAGAGGGCGCACCGGCTGCGCTCGAGGTGCTCGAAGGGTTTGCCGCTCTCTCGTCGACGGAAACGTTGCAGCGCATCGGTCAGCCCGCGCTGGCCGCCATGCTGGTCGGTGGCAAGGATGCGGATGTCGACGCCGCGGCTTCGGAGTTGATCCGTCTCGCCGGACTGACGCCCACCGGCAAGGTCCGCCTGCGGGATGGTCGTACCGGAGAAACGTTCACCGCGCCTGTCACGGTGGGCGAGATCTACATGCTCAAGCTGTCGCACCTTGTCGACGACAAGATTCACGCCCGCTCCATCGGACCGTACTCGCTGGTGACCCAGCAGCCGCTCGCCGGTAAGGCGCAGTTTGGCGGCCAGCGTTTCGGAGAAATGGAAGTGTGGGCGCTGGAAGCGTACGGCGCGGCGCACACGCTGCAGGAAATCCTCACGGTCAAGTCCGACGACGTGAACGGACGCAGCCGTGTGTACGAAGCGATCGTGAAGGGTCAGAATCTGCCGGAGCCCGGCATTCCGGAGTCGTTCAACGTGCTCGTGAAGGAATTGCAGGCGCTCGGTATCAAGGTCACGCTCGGTGCCACTGACGGCACTGGTGTTGAGCTTGTGGACGCCGGCGGTAGCGTCGCCGGTAACGGTGGGGAGGAATAA